Genomic window (Mesorhizobium sp. M4B.F.Ca.ET.058.02.1.1):
GCTCGGCCTGATCGCGGCCGGCCTTCTGTCATCGACCGGCCATCTCGGGCGGCCTGAACGAGCCTGGCGCGCCTTCTCGCAGTGGCGCAGTTCCTGGCTGTCGCGCGAGGGCGTTGCGTCGGTCGCGACCTTCATCCCGGCCGGACTGTTCGGCATCGGCTGGGTGTTTTTGGGCCGCAACGGCGGCTGGGTGGCAATCGCCGGGGTGTTGGCTGCCCTCGGCGCGGTCACCACGGTCTGCACCACCGGCATGATCTATGCCTCGCTGAAGCCAATCGCGCAGTGGCACAGCCGCTTCACCCTGCCCGGCTATCTGATCTTTTCCGCGATGACCGGCGGCGTGCTTTTCAACGCGCTGCTGCAGGTCTTCGGCGTCGGTTCGGTGGCCGTGCTAGCGCTCTCGATGCTTGCCACCCTTGCCGGCTGGGGGTGGAAGCTAGCGACCTGGCGGTACAATGACCGGCTGGAAACTCCGACTACCGCCAACACCGCGACGGGCCTCGCCGGAGGCACGGTGCGGTCGCTGGAATGGCCGCACACCGAAGAGAACTATCTTCTCAAGGAAATGGGCTTTCGTATCGCCCGAAAGCACGCCGCCAAACTGCGGCGGATTACGCAGGTGCTGGCTTTCGCCTTGCCGGCCCTGCTGCTTGCCGTTGCGTCCGCTTTGCCCTGGCCGGTCGCGGCGGTCCTGTCGGTGCTTGCGGCCATCCTCCAGTTCGCCGGTATGCTGGTCGAGCGCTGGCTGTTCTTCGCCGAGGCGAAGCACACGGTCACCCTCTATTACGGCCGGTAGCGCGTTCTCTCCGTCATGCCGCCCGTGCCCGTGGCGCGGCTGGCAAGTCCTTCAGCAAGATTTCGATCGCGGCGTCGACGACGGCTGTCCGTCGGTCGTGTGCGTAAAGACCGTATTGGACCGTCAGCGTGTCGGGAACGCCAGCAGATGTCTTCAGCACCCGCATCGAAGCAGTGCGCACCGATTCGGGCGGAAGCAGCCCGACGCCCAGCCCATTCTCGATCGCTGCCTGCAGGCCGGTGATGCTCTGGCACGACAAGCCGATCCTGTGCTCCCTGCCGGCGGCAAGCAGCGCCTCGATCATACGCCTGCGCCAAGGGCAGGTTGCGCCAAAGGCGACGAGATCGAGCGGCCGCCCCGCATCCAGCTCGTAGTCGTGAGCGCAGACCCACTGCAGTTCGACGTTCCACGTCGTCAGGGCATCGGCCGCGACGACGGATGTCGGGGCGATCATGACATCCAGCACATCCTCACTCCAAAGCCGTCCCAGCGCGACACTGTGCTCGACCGTCACGTCAAGGCTGATCTCGGGATAGGTGCGATGAAGCCGCCCGAGTGCTGCCGACAGCGCTGCCGTCGTGACCTCCTCGGCGAGGCCGATACGCACGCCGCCGCCTACGCCGGCCGGCCGCAGACGTGCCACCGCCTCATCGCCCAGAGCCAGGATGCGGGTCGCGTATCCCAGAAAGAGTTCCCCCTCCGCGGTTGGCACGACACCGCGGCCGGTGCGTTGGAACAGGTGCCGTTGCAGCAATCCTTCGAGCCGCCGCATCTGCATGCTCAGCGACGATTGGGTTCTGCCGGTCTGCGCAGCGACCCTGCTCAGGCTGCCCTGCCGGCAGACCGCCACATAGGTGCGAAGAAGGTCGAGGCCTATTTGCTCAGATATCATGATCCTTGAACTCTGATGTCACGGATATCAGCCTACAATGATATCGCGCCACGCGCTATCTCCCTGCCACGAGACAGCGCAAGGAAGAAATCCATGAAAGCGATCCGCGTCCACCGCCATGGCGGGCCAGATGTGCTTGCCTATGAAGATGTCGACATCGGCCAGCCCGGACCCGGCGAGGTCCGCGTGTGCAACCGGGCGGTCGGCCTAAACTTCGTCGACATCTATTTCCGCACCGGCGAATATGCGCCGCCCGCTTTGCCATTCACGCCGGGCAATGAAGGCGCCGGCGAAATCGTCGCCGTCGGCGAAGGGGTGAGCGGCTTCGCGTCCGGCGATCGTGTCGCCTATGTCGAGACGCTGGGCGCCTATGCCGAGGAACGCATCGTGCCGGCGCATTTTGTCGTCCATCTGCCCGACGCCATCGACTTCGAGACCGGCGCGGCGATGATGCTGAAGGGGCTGACGGCGCAATATCTGCTGCGCCGCACGTTTCGCGTCGAGGCGGGCCACACCATCCTCGTGCAGGCCGCGGCGGGCGGCGTCGGCCTCATCCTGACACAATGGGCTAAGCATCTCGGCGCCACCGTCATCGGCACGGTCGGTTCGCCAGAGAAGGCCGAGCTCGCGCGCGCCAGTGGCTGCGACCATGTCATCGACTATGGCAGGGAAGACTTTGCCGCGCGGGTGAGGGAGATCACTGGTGGCGAAGGCTGTCACGTCGTCTACGACGGCGTCGGCAAGGCGACCTTTCCCGCCTCGCTCGGTTGCCTGCGGCCCTTTGGCACCTTCGTCAGCTTCGGCACGGCGTCAGGATCGATCCCGCCGTTCGACATCATGCTGCTGATGCAGAAAGGCTCGCTGTTCGCCACCTGGCCGTTGTTGTTCCATCATCTCGCCAGGCGCGAGGACGTCGTCGCCATGAGCGAAGAACTCTTCAGCGTCGTGCTGAGCGGTGCCGTGAAAATACCCTTGCACGCCCGGATCCCGCTCGCCAAAGTGGCCGAAGCGCATCGCCGGCTAGAAGCGCGGCAGACGATCGGCGCAACCGTAATGCTTCCTTAGAGCAATTCCCAGTTCAGCCTGGACGCAGCATGGCGTGGGAAATGGCGAAGATGCGTTCGGCGC
Coding sequences:
- a CDS encoding quinone oxidoreductase yields the protein MKAIRVHRHGGPDVLAYEDVDIGQPGPGEVRVCNRAVGLNFVDIYFRTGEYAPPALPFTPGNEGAGEIVAVGEGVSGFASGDRVAYVETLGAYAEERIVPAHFVVHLPDAIDFETGAAMMLKGLTAQYLLRRTFRVEAGHTILVQAAAGGVGLILTQWAKHLGATVIGTVGSPEKAELARASGCDHVIDYGREDFAARVREITGGEGCHVVYDGVGKATFPASLGCLRPFGTFVSFGTASGSIPPFDIMLLMQKGSLFATWPLLFHHLARREDVVAMSEELFSVVLSGAVKIPLHARIPLAKVAEAHRRLEARQTIGATVMLP
- a CDS encoding LysR substrate-binding domain-containing protein codes for the protein MISEQIGLDLLRTYVAVCRQGSLSRVAAQTGRTQSSLSMQMRRLEGLLQRHLFQRTGRGVVPTAEGELFLGYATRILALGDEAVARLRPAGVGGGVRIGLAEEVTTAALSAALGRLHRTYPEISLDVTVEHSVALGRLWSEDVLDVMIAPTSVVAADALTTWNVELQWVCAHDYELDAGRPLDLVAFGATCPWRRRMIEALLAAGREHRIGLSCQSITGLQAAIENGLGVGLLPPESVRTASMRVLKTSAGVPDTLTVQYGLYAHDRRTAVVDAAIEILLKDLPAAPRARAA
- a CDS encoding DmsC/YnfH family molybdoenzyme membrane anchor subunit, with translation MHPAFSVVFFTTATGAGYGLLALLGVLGGLGFVEPDFWLGLVGMGLALGLIAAGLLSSTGHLGRPERAWRAFSQWRSSWLSREGVASVATFIPAGLFGIGWVFLGRNGGWVAIAGVLAALGAVTTVCTTGMIYASLKPIAQWHSRFTLPGYLIFSAMTGGVLFNALLQVFGVGSVAVLALSMLATLAGWGWKLATWRYNDRLETPTTANTATGLAGGTVRSLEWPHTEENYLLKEMGFRIARKHAAKLRRITQVLAFALPALLLAVASALPWPVAAVLSVLAAILQFAGMLVERWLFFAEAKHTVTLYYGR